A stretch of Candidatus Manganitrophaceae bacterium DNA encodes these proteins:
- the nadB gene encoding L-aspartate oxidase has protein sequence MAPRPRPSPIVTTDFLIIGSGVAGLRAAIEASRHGDVLVLNKGWANESNSAFAQGGIAAALNEEDEAIESHFQDTIDAGKGLCRPEAVRVLVEEGPRQIHELIAWGAEFDKIGDRFLLAREAAHSHSRILRAKGDATGNELVRALKEEVQKRGNISVRNGHFTVDLFFSSAGGARGRRCRGAWVWDEREERLVLFTARAVILATGGAGQIYRRTTNPPVATGDGIAMALRAGVMLEDMEFFQFHPTSLSLPSAPSFLLSEAMRGEGALLRDAEGKRFMDRYHPDAELAPRDVVTRAIWEEMQQGRRQNVFLDLTHLKPTFVRERFPKIYATCLQYGIDITQEQIPVAPSAHYLMGGVKTGLSGETSLQGLWAVGEVACTGVHGANRLASNSLLEGLVFGMRVGQAVGQAPIPTSILLEEETEPPKLSRPAADGKYLLVQKELRETMWSHVGILRSELSLKEAMKRWERWAWVLKKPARSRLALETRNLLLVSAAMIEAALKRRESIGAHYREDFPLPPNDLPSEHISLTRTALTKHFGLI, from the coding sequence ATGGCGCCACGCCCCCGACCGAGCCCGATCGTCACCACCGATTTTCTGATCATCGGAAGCGGTGTGGCCGGCCTTCGCGCCGCGATTGAGGCGAGCCGGCATGGCGACGTTCTCGTCCTGAACAAAGGGTGGGCAAACGAATCGAACTCCGCTTTTGCGCAAGGAGGCATTGCCGCCGCCCTCAACGAGGAGGACGAGGCGATTGAATCCCATTTTCAAGACACGATCGACGCCGGCAAGGGACTCTGCCGCCCGGAGGCGGTTCGGGTGTTGGTGGAAGAAGGACCCCGCCAAATTCACGAGCTGATCGCCTGGGGGGCGGAGTTTGATAAGATCGGAGACCGTTTTCTCCTCGCGCGCGAGGCGGCCCACAGCCACAGCCGCATCCTCCGCGCAAAGGGAGACGCCACCGGCAACGAGCTCGTCCGGGCGCTGAAAGAGGAGGTCCAAAAAAGGGGAAACATCTCCGTTCGAAACGGTCATTTCACCGTTGATCTTTTCTTTAGCAGCGCGGGTGGCGCGCGCGGGCGACGCTGTCGCGGCGCGTGGGTGTGGGATGAGCGGGAAGAACGGCTGGTTCTTTTTACCGCGCGGGCGGTCATTCTGGCAACGGGGGGCGCGGGCCAGATCTACCGTCGAACGACGAACCCGCCGGTGGCGACCGGCGACGGGATCGCCATGGCGCTTCGCGCGGGGGTGATGCTGGAAGATATGGAGTTCTTCCAGTTTCACCCGACGTCGCTCTCGCTCCCCTCCGCCCCCTCTTTTCTTCTCTCCGAGGCGATGCGGGGCGAGGGTGCGCTCCTGCGGGATGCGGAGGGAAAGCGGTTCATGGACCGCTATCATCCCGATGCCGAGCTCGCCCCGCGGGATGTCGTCACCCGGGCCATCTGGGAAGAAATGCAGCAAGGACGCCGCCAGAATGTCTTCCTCGATCTGACCCACCTCAAACCGACTTTTGTCCGCGAGCGTTTTCCAAAAATTTACGCAACCTGTCTTCAATACGGCATCGACATCACGCAGGAGCAGATCCCGGTGGCGCCGAGCGCGCATTATCTGATGGGGGGGGTGAAAACCGGATTATCGGGTGAAACGTCGCTGCAAGGCCTTTGGGCCGTCGGCGAGGTCGCCTGCACCGGGGTGCATGGCGCAAACCGGCTCGCCAGCAACTCCCTGTTGGAAGGTTTGGTCTTCGGTATGCGGGTCGGCCAAGCGGTCGGCCAGGCGCCGATCCCCACGTCGATTTTGTTAGAGGAAGAGACCGAACCGCCGAAACTCTCAAGACCGGCCGCCGACGGGAAATACCTCCTCGTTCAAAAAGAGCTCCGTGAAACGATGTGGAGCCACGTCGGTATTCTTCGGAGCGAGCTCTCGCTGAAGGAGGCGATGAAACGGTGGGAGCGCTGGGCCTGGGTCCTGAAAAAACCGGCGCGATCGAGATTGGCATTGGAAACGAGGAACCTGCTTCTGGTCTCTGCCGCCATGATCGAGGCCGCGCTAAAAAGAAGAGAAAGCATCGGCGCCCATTACCGGGAAGACTTTCCCCTTCCGCCGAACGACCTCCCTTCGGAGCATATCAGCCTGACCCGGACCGCTCTGACAAAACATTTCGGGTTAATCTGA
- a CDS encoding DASS family sodium-coupled anion symporter codes for MTFVSVLLRRKWIFIGFLIGAVILMIPIPEGLTPTGMRALALVAVAFIFFITEPVPLPGVALFIAVFEVLLGLKKPTGVAQSFMSDSVFFIMGSLMIAAAIVKQNLDKRIALAILRLTGPRVERIVFGLTAVSAAIASLIGEHTVSAMMLPVGVALIKFTADDRRKTKNLSVLIMLSIAYGAMVAAVGTPSGGARNAIMLAYWKELYGLNFTYFQWVTIAYPIILLEVPLVAFVLYRSFSPEVKDLSPAIAALQTRVAEEGKLTSRDWVTITIFGFTVLMWMTISSRIGLGITALIGVLLFLVADVVRWEDLNNSVNWGTILVYGGAISLGIVMKESGVAEWIAASFLKWVEPIGIHRGIPLLAAMGVMTTLLASFMSSGATVGMLGPINLQIASLSGTSILEAGFITVISTSFVYLTSIASPACNIIYGSGYLNRTDFLKAGWKLVLISLLLLLLISAGYWSVLGI; via the coding sequence ATGACATTCGTTTCGGTCCTCCTTCGGCGGAAGTGGATCTTCATCGGGTTCTTGATCGGTGCTGTGATTTTAATGATCCCGATTCCGGAAGGCCTCACGCCGACCGGGATGAGGGCGCTGGCGCTGGTCGCCGTCGCCTTCATCTTTTTCATCACGGAGCCGGTGCCGCTCCCCGGGGTCGCCCTCTTCATCGCCGTCTTCGAGGTTTTACTGGGCCTCAAGAAACCGACCGGGGTGGCGCAGTCGTTCATGAGCGATTCCGTCTTCTTCATCATGGGGTCGCTGATGATCGCGGCGGCGATCGTGAAGCAGAACCTCGACAAACGAATTGCATTGGCGATTCTGCGATTGACCGGGCCGCGCGTCGAGCGGATCGTCTTCGGTTTGACCGCGGTCTCCGCGGCAATCGCTTCATTGATCGGGGAGCATACCGTGTCGGCGATGATGTTGCCGGTCGGGGTCGCCTTGATCAAATTCACCGCGGACGACCGGAGGAAGACCAAAAATCTCTCGGTCTTGATCATGCTCTCGATCGCCTACGGCGCGATGGTCGCCGCGGTCGGAACCCCTTCCGGGGGGGCTCGCAATGCCATCATGCTGGCGTATTGGAAGGAACTTTACGGATTGAATTTCACCTATTTTCAGTGGGTGACGATCGCTTATCCGATCATCTTGTTGGAGGTTCCGCTGGTGGCGTTTGTGCTCTATCGCTCCTTTTCTCCGGAGGTGAAGGATCTCTCCCCGGCGATCGCCGCGCTTCAGACGCGGGTGGCGGAGGAGGGGAAACTCACCTCACGCGATTGGGTTACCATCACCATTTTCGGTTTTACCGTATTGATGTGGATGACGATATCGTCCCGGATCGGCCTCGGCATCACGGCGTTGATCGGAGTGCTCCTTTTTTTGGTGGCCGACGTGGTCCGGTGGGAAGATCTAAACAACAGCGTGAACTGGGGGACGATCCTCGTTTACGGCGGGGCGATCTCGCTCGGTATCGTCATGAAGGAATCGGGGGTGGCCGAGTGGATTGCGGCCTCTTTTCTGAAATGGGTTGAGCCGATCGGAATTCACCGGGGGATCCCATTGCTGGCGGCGATGGGGGTGATGACGACCCTGCTCGCCTCTTTCATGAGCAGCGGGGCGACCGTCGGGATGCTCGGTCCGATCAACCTTCAGATCGCGAGCCTCTCGGGGACGTCGATTCTGGAGGCCGGTTTTATCACGGTCATCTCGACCTCTTTTGTCTATCTTACTTCCATCGCCTCGCCCGCCTGCAACATTATCTATGGGAGCGGCTATCTGAATCGGACCGACTTTCTGAAGGCGGGATGGAAATTGGTGTTGATCTCTTTGCTCCTCCTGCTTCTGATCAGCGCCGGTTATTGGAGCGTGCTGGGGATTTAG
- a CDS encoding universal stress protein: MKFLICTDGEEYAEAAIRFGGRLAKEMNADVGVLHVRRPISSSERVQLTTTRKKLTAWDLDIPGVEYLTRARELLDEVGFTEAPPAKEKVSLAFREGIGGATEIHLVGAPGEQVHLRLREGDPVEQILEEARTGDYDMIILGSHGQPQGVSGYFIGSTALRVADLAACSVLIAKNIRRDHDFLLCTDGSLLAEKAEIAGAEMARVIGARVTILSVAEEEVDREEALQRARRAEMILAQMGIEATSKVRVGRPSQEIIAEAMDHDIVVLGASGRSAVKKFFLGSVPLKVMEYGECPVVIVREKRGKIPLHVEATEGPSVTK, encoded by the coding sequence ATGAAATTTCTCATCTGTACCGATGGCGAGGAGTATGCCGAGGCGGCAATCCGGTTCGGGGGGAGGCTCGCCAAAGAGATGAATGCGGATGTCGGCGTCTTGCATGTCCGCCGGCCGATTTCCTCGTCGGAGCGGGTGCAGCTGACCACCACGCGAAAAAAGCTCACCGCCTGGGACCTCGATATCCCGGGGGTGGAATATTTAACCCGCGCCCGCGAATTATTGGATGAGGTCGGGTTCACCGAGGCCCCTCCCGCCAAAGAAAAGGTCAGCCTTGCTTTTCGCGAAGGGATCGGCGGCGCCACCGAGATCCATCTGGTCGGCGCGCCCGGGGAGCAGGTTCATCTCCGGCTTCGGGAGGGAGATCCGGTCGAGCAGATCTTGGAGGAGGCCCGTACCGGCGATTATGACATGATCATTCTCGGCTCTCACGGGCAGCCTCAGGGGGTCTCGGGTTATTTCATCGGGAGCACCGCCCTGCGTGTGGCCGATCTGGCGGCCTGCAGCGTCTTAATCGCCAAGAACATCCGACGCGATCATGATTTTCTCCTCTGTACGGACGGCTCTCTCTTGGCGGAGAAGGCGGAGATTGCCGGGGCGGAGATGGCGAGGGTCATCGGGGCCCGGGTGACGATCCTTTCGGTGGCCGAGGAGGAAGTGGACCGGGAGGAAGCGTTGCAGAGGGCACGGCGTGCGGAGATGATCTTGGCCCAGATGGGGATTGAGGCAACGTCGAAAGTCCGTGTCGGCCGACCTTCCCAGGAAATCATTGCTGAAGCGATGGATCATGACATTGTGGTCTTGGGCGCAAGCGGAAGGTCGGCTGTAAAAAAGTTCTTTTTGGGGAGTGTTCCCCTCAAAGTGATGGAATATGGAGAGTGTCCGGTCGTGATCGTCCGGGAGAAGCGCGGAAAAATTCCGCTCCATGTGGAAGCGACAGAAGGTCCATCGGTCACAAAATAA
- a CDS encoding AURKAIP1/COX24 domain-containing protein → MSRVVKKRRKKMRKHKYRKLRKRTRHSRR, encoded by the coding sequence ATGTCGCGTGTCGTCAAGAAAAGAAGAAAGAAGATGCGGAAGCACAAATATCGGAAGCTGCGGAAGCGGACGAGGCACTCACGGCGGTAA
- a CDS encoding Mrp/NBP35 family ATP-binding protein, with the protein MANITEERVLKALGQVIEPELFKDIVTLNMVKDIQVSGNDVAFTVVLTTPACPLKDEITQRAEKALHLEIPEVGKINVNYTANVTSGKSQVKENFIPGVKNTIAVSSGKGGVGKTTVSVNLAVALAQTGARVGLMDADIYGPNVPLMMGVQSPPKPEGEKLVPAESHGVKLMSMAFFVPDDSPMIWRGPMIHGAIMQFLRDVLWGDLDYLVVDLPPGTGDAQLSIAQMVPLTGAVIVTTQQDVALLDSKKGLAMFKKVHVPVLGIVENMSYFECPHCHEKTEIFSRGGGKLAAEKLGVPFLGEVPIDPAIREGGDNGMPIVIADPTSPQAESFVRIAKSLAGQISVKNAGEIKLTIIQ; encoded by the coding sequence ATGGCAAACATAACGGAAGAGAGGGTTCTCAAGGCGCTCGGTCAGGTAATCGAGCCGGAGCTCTTTAAGGATATTGTGACCCTGAACATGGTCAAAGATATCCAGGTCAGCGGGAATGATGTCGCCTTTACCGTGGTGCTGACCACCCCGGCCTGTCCTCTCAAAGATGAGATCACGCAGCGCGCCGAGAAGGCGCTCCATCTAGAGATTCCGGAGGTTGGAAAGATCAACGTCAACTACACCGCCAACGTCACCTCGGGAAAAAGCCAGGTGAAGGAAAACTTCATCCCCGGCGTGAAAAATACAATCGCCGTCAGCAGCGGCAAGGGGGGGGTCGGCAAGACAACCGTCAGCGTTAATTTGGCGGTGGCCTTAGCACAGACCGGCGCGCGGGTCGGATTGATGGATGCCGATATCTATGGGCCGAATGTGCCGTTGATGATGGGGGTTCAGTCTCCTCCGAAACCGGAGGGGGAGAAGCTGGTCCCGGCCGAGAGCCACGGTGTGAAGCTGATGTCGATGGCCTTCTTCGTGCCGGACGACAGCCCGATGATCTGGCGCGGCCCGATGATCCACGGCGCCATCATGCAGTTTTTGAGGGATGTCCTCTGGGGGGACCTCGACTATCTCGTCGTCGATCTTCCTCCCGGCACCGGCGATGCGCAGCTGTCGATCGCGCAGATGGTCCCGCTGACCGGCGCCGTGATCGTCACCACCCAGCAGGATGTGGCGCTGCTTGATTCCAAAAAGGGATTGGCGATGTTCAAGAAGGTTCATGTGCCGGTGCTTGGGATCGTCGAGAACATGAGCTACTTTGAATGTCCCCATTGCCATGAGAAGACGGAGATCTTCAGCCGCGGCGGCGGAAAGCTGGCGGCGGAGAAGTTAGGCGTTCCTTTTCTGGGAGAGGTCCCGATCGACCCGGCCATCCGGGAAGGGGGCGACAACGGCATGCCGATCGTGATCGCCGATCCGACCTCGCCGCAAGCGGAATCTTTCGTCCGGATCGCAAAGAGCCTGGCCGGACAGATCTCGGTGAAAAACGCCGGTGAAATCAAGCTGACGATTATTCAGTAA
- the mprF gene encoding bifunctional lysylphosphatidylglycerol flippase/synthetase MprF, translating to MKKSFLQRFGPLLGLILFATALWAIHQALAGYRYEDIAAQLKAIPTSHLLLSIFGTVLSYLVLTGYDAFAFRYIQQPLGYWKIARASFIGYTFSNNIGFSMIAGSTIRYRLYSAWGLSAVDVAKVIAFCTVTFWLGLFTMGGLVFILEPMALPDLLHLPFASTRPLGWILLTFVSGYLVMSIRFHKRVKIGGWEFSLPPPALSISQIAVACADWVVAGAVLYVLLPSTPGLTYFSFLGIFLLAQMAGLISQVPGGLGIVETVILLLLSPKVPAASIIGALLLYRGIYYLLPLGLAAILLGVHEITQRKEDVVRLSRAFGEWIPGMVPQVFAFTVFVAGTLLLFSGATPPVDGRIAFLRQTLPPPLLELSHFIGSLVGVGLLLVARGLQRRLDAAYLATAALLVNGIVFSLLKGLDYEEAVILAILLGAILPCRAYFYRKSALISERFSPRWISAITLILLGSVWLAFFSHKHLEFSGEPWWQLLLSGEASRALRATVGAIAAGVLFAVLRLFRPAPPEPTLPSPAELEKAGAIITGSPRTASYLALTGDKELLFNDTETAFLMYGVRGRSWVALGDPVGPQKEGVEIAWRFRELSDLHGGWTIFYQVGQEYLPLYLDLGLTLLKLGEEARVPLGAFSLEGGSRRGFRHTLHHLEKEGCTFEIIPQENLSPFLPEMKRLSDAWLAGKETREKRFSLGFFNERYLKRFPTAMVRQKGELIAFANLLLGAGKEELSVDLMRYPPGAPAGVMDFLLVQTMLWGKEQRYRWFNLGMAPLSGLQDRALAPMWERIGILISRHGEHFYHFQGLREYKEKFDPEWQPKYLASPGGLSLPHILTDIATLIAGGWKGVVSK from the coding sequence ATGAAAAAATCGTTCCTTCAACGGTTCGGTCCCCTTTTAGGCTTGATCCTCTTCGCCACCGCCCTCTGGGCGATTCATCAGGCATTGGCCGGGTATCGATACGAAGATATCGCCGCCCAACTGAAGGCGATTCCGACCTCCCACCTGCTGCTCTCGATTTTTGGAACCGTCCTCAGCTATCTGGTCCTTACCGGTTATGACGCGTTCGCCTTCCGCTATATCCAGCAGCCGCTCGGTTATTGGAAGATCGCCCGCGCCTCATTCATCGGTTACACCTTCAGCAACAATATCGGCTTCTCCATGATTGCGGGGAGCACCATCCGCTACCGGCTCTACTCGGCGTGGGGGCTGTCGGCGGTCGATGTCGCGAAGGTCATCGCCTTTTGTACGGTGACCTTCTGGCTGGGACTCTTCACCATGGGAGGACTCGTCTTTATCCTCGAGCCGATGGCCCTCCCCGACCTGCTCCACCTCCCCTTTGCATCGACGCGCCCCCTCGGATGGATCCTCTTGACGTTTGTCTCCGGATATCTCGTCATGTCGATCCGCTTTCATAAGCGGGTGAAGATCGGCGGATGGGAATTCTCGCTCCCCCCGCCGGCCCTTTCGATTTCACAAATTGCGGTCGCCTGCGCCGACTGGGTGGTGGCCGGCGCGGTCCTCTATGTCCTCCTTCCCTCGACCCCGGGACTGACCTACTTTAGCTTCCTCGGCATCTTTCTCTTGGCCCAAATGGCGGGGTTGATCAGCCAGGTTCCGGGCGGGCTTGGAATTGTCGAGACCGTGATCCTTCTCCTTCTTTCCCCAAAGGTGCCGGCCGCCTCCATCATCGGCGCCCTCCTTCTCTACCGCGGGATTTATTACCTTCTGCCGCTCGGACTGGCGGCGATTCTGCTCGGCGTGCATGAGATCACCCAACGGAAAGAAGATGTCGTCCGCCTCTCGCGGGCCTTCGGAGAGTGGATCCCGGGCATGGTCCCGCAGGTTTTCGCCTTCACCGTCTTCGTCGCCGGCACCCTCCTTCTCTTCTCCGGCGCCACCCCGCCGGTCGATGGACGGATCGCATTCCTCAGGCAGACCCTCCCGCCGCCGCTCCTGGAGCTCTCTCATTTTATCGGAAGCTTGGTCGGCGTCGGGTTGCTTCTGGTCGCCCGCGGGCTGCAACGCCGGCTGGATGCCGCCTATCTCGCCACCGCCGCCCTGTTGGTCAACGGCATCGTCTTCTCCCTCCTCAAGGGACTCGATTATGAAGAGGCGGTCATTCTGGCGATTTTGCTCGGCGCGATTCTCCCCTGCCGAGCCTATTTTTACCGAAAAAGCGCTCTGATCTCGGAGCGATTCTCCCCCCGGTGGATCTCCGCCATTACCCTCATTCTCCTCGGCTCCGTGTGGCTTGCCTTCTTTTCGCACAAGCACCTCGAATTCTCCGGCGAGCCGTGGTGGCAGCTGCTTCTCTCCGGAGAGGCCTCCCGCGCCCTTCGGGCGACGGTCGGGGCGATCGCTGCCGGCGTTTTGTTCGCGGTCCTCCGCCTCTTCCGGCCGGCGCCGCCGGAGCCGACCCTCCCCTCTCCAGCGGAATTAGAGAAGGCCGGCGCGATCATCACAGGCTCTCCCCGGACCGCTTCCTACCTGGCGCTCACCGGCGATAAGGAGCTTCTCTTCAACGACACAGAGACGGCGTTCCTCATGTATGGGGTAAGGGGACGGAGTTGGGTGGCCCTGGGCGATCCGGTCGGCCCGCAGAAAGAAGGGGTCGAAATTGCCTGGCGGTTCCGGGAGCTCAGCGATCTGCATGGGGGCTGGACGATCTTTTATCAGGTCGGCCAGGAATATCTTCCCCTTTATCTCGATCTCGGTTTAACGCTGCTGAAATTGGGGGAGGAAGCCCGTGTACCGCTCGGCGCTTTCTCCCTGGAAGGGGGCTCCCGCAGAGGATTTCGCCACACCCTCCACCACCTGGAAAAGGAAGGATGCACCTTTGAAATCATCCCGCAGGAAAACCTGAGCCCCTTTCTTCCCGAGATGAAGCGGCTCTCCGACGCCTGGCTCGCCGGAAAGGAGACGCGGGAGAAGCGGTTCTCCCTCGGCTTTTTTAATGAGCGCTATCTCAAGCGCTTTCCGACGGCCATGGTTCGACAGAAAGGGGAGCTGATCGCTTTTGCCAATCTCTTGCTGGGGGCGGGAAAAGAGGAGCTCTCGGTCGACCTGATGCGTTATCCTCCCGGCGCCCCCGCCGGGGTGATGGACTTTTTGCTCGTCCAGACGATGCTCTGGGGAAAAGAGCAACGATACCGGTGGTTCAACCTCGGGATGGCCCCCCTCTCCGGCCTGCAGGACCGCGCGCTCGCCCCGATGTGGGAGCGGATCGGCATCTTGATCTCGCGACACGGCGAGCACTTCTACCACTTTCAAGGGCTGCGGGAATATAAAGAGAAGTTCGACCCCGAATGGCAGCCGAAATATCTTGCCTCACCGGGGGGACTATCGCTTCCGCACATTCTTACCGACATCGCAACCTTGATTGCCGGCGGATGGAAAGGGGTGGTGTCCAAATGA
- a CDS encoding OsmC family protein — MPVRSSEATWEGNLKDGKGSMKVGNGAYQGAYSFASRFESGNGTNPEELIAAAHAGCYSMALSAGLGKNGFNPKRVKTVAKAHLEKVGDGFKITRIELNSEAEVPGIDKQKFDEIAEATKKGCPVSQALAGTEIVLSAKLL; from the coding sequence ATGCCAGTACGTAGCTCGGAAGCAACCTGGGAAGGAAATTTAAAGGACGGCAAAGGAAGCATGAAAGTCGGCAACGGGGCCTATCAGGGGGCCTATTCGTTCGCATCCCGCTTCGAGTCGGGGAACGGAACCAATCCGGAGGAGCTGATCGCCGCCGCCCATGCCGGCTGTTATTCGATGGCGCTCTCCGCCGGTCTCGGAAAGAACGGCTTTAACCCGAAGCGGGTCAAAACCGTTGCCAAAGCCCATCTTGAAAAAGTCGGAGACGGCTTTAAGATCACCCGGATCGAGCTGAACTCCGAGGCCGAAGTGCCCGGGATCGACAAGCAGAAATTCGATGAGATCGCCGAGGCGACCAAAAAGGGCTGCCCGGTCTCTCAGGCGCTCGCCGGCACCGAGATCGTCCTCAGCGCCAAGCTTCTGTAA
- a CDS encoding Kdo hydroxylase family protein — protein MSRVIPVDDFTGREKATAEIDREPPGENYCRQLEEGNILFFEESPFKLPDEDVSFLLYRRQTDWGFHKNIAYRPKQDRLTGFDESDAEDRERLHVIMKRYSERVTQFLSELLPPYAGGWRLDFASFRPLEECGRKLRLKARNDLLHVDAFPTRPTGGDRILRLFTNINPTEPRVWITSESYPVLARRFAGAPGLPLPRGTASLGHQLQRELIQFGRQIGLPLVDRSPYDQFMLRFHHYLKQNQVFQQSCPKEQWVFPPHSTWLLFTDVVSHAVLSGQFALEQTVIVSRKTLLSEEKAPIRVLESLCGERLIAA, from the coding sequence ATGAGTCGCGTTATTCCGGTCGACGATTTTACGGGAAGAGAAAAGGCAACGGCCGAGATCGATCGTGAACCGCCGGGAGAAAACTATTGCCGGCAGCTGGAAGAGGGGAACATCCTCTTCTTCGAAGAGAGTCCATTCAAGCTGCCCGATGAAGATGTTTCTTTCTTACTCTATCGACGTCAAACCGATTGGGGATTTCATAAAAACATCGCCTACCGCCCGAAACAAGACCGGTTGACCGGTTTTGATGAAAGCGATGCCGAAGACAGGGAGCGATTGCATGTGATCATGAAGCGCTACTCGGAGCGGGTGACGCAGTTTCTCTCCGAGCTGCTTCCCCCTTACGCCGGAGGCTGGCGGCTCGATTTCGCCAGTTTCCGACCGCTCGAAGAGTGCGGTCGGAAACTTCGACTCAAAGCCCGCAATGACCTCCTCCACGTCGATGCCTTCCCGACCCGCCCGACCGGAGGGGACCGGATCCTTCGCCTCTTTACGAATATCAATCCAACGGAGCCGCGCGTCTGGATTACTTCAGAAAGCTACCCGGTGCTGGCGCGTCGGTTTGCCGGAGCGCCGGGACTGCCGCTCCCGAGGGGGACCGCCTCTCTCGGACATCAGCTGCAGCGGGAGTTGATCCAGTTCGGACGGCAGATCGGTCTTCCGCTGGTCGATCGCTCTCCGTATGATCAATTTATGCTTCGCTTTCACCACTATTTAAAGCAAAACCAAGTATTCCAGCAGAGCTGTCCGAAGGAACAATGGGTGTTCCCCCCCCACTCGACCTGGCTCCTCTTCACCGATGTGGTCAGCCATGCCGTCCTCTCCGGACAGTTCGCGCTCGAGCAGACCGTTATTGTCTCCCGAAAGACGTTGTTGTCGGAAGAGAAGGCGCCGATCCGGGTTCTCGAATCGCTCTGCGGCGAGCGGCTGATCGCCGCCTGA